One Salmo trutta chromosome 26, fSalTru1.1, whole genome shotgun sequence DNA window includes the following coding sequences:
- the LOC115163370 gene encoding coiled-coil-helix-coiled-coil-helix domain-containing protein 2 translates to MPRGSRSRTSRMATPARVAPPPPPMARAAPPPSYAPAPAPPSAMAAPATAAPRQPGMFAQMATTAAGVAVGSAAGHMIGHAMTGGMGGGGGSQEAAKPDVTYQEQPHQYQQQYQQPPPMYQPAQYQQQPQSMFQQEPAPQQGTCSYEFKQFIECAQTQSDLKLCEGFSEVLKQCKLSNGMS, encoded by the exons ATGCCAAGAGGAAGCAGAAGCCGGACGTCAAGAATGGCCACTCCAGccag GGTAGCCCCACCGCCACCTCCCATGGCCAGGGCTGCACCCCCACCATCCTACGCTCCAGCGCCTGCCCCTCCGTCCGCCATGGCTGCGCCAGCCACTGCTGCTCCCCGGCAGCCAGGCATGTTTGCGCAGATGGCCACCACAGCCGCTGGGGTAGCCGTTGGCTCAGCCGCAGGGCACATGATCGGCCACGCAATGACTGGAGGAATGGGTGGAGGCGGGGGAAGCCAGGAGGCTGCCAAACCTGATGTCACCTACCAG GAGCAGCCCCATCAGTACCAGCAGCAGTACCAACAGCCACCTCCCATGTACCAGCCAGCCCAGTATCAGCAGCAGCCCCAGTCCATGTTCCAGCAGGAGCCTGCTCCACAGCAGGGAACCTGCTCCTACGAGTTCAAGCAGTTTATTGAGTGTGCTCAGACCCAGAGTGACCTGAAACTCTGTGAGGGCTTCAGCGAGGTGCTCAAGCAGTGCAAGTTGTCCAATG